The proteins below are encoded in one region of Prosthecobacter sp. SYSU 5D2:
- a CDS encoding DUF4007 family protein — protein sequence MPVSPSTFRYSGHETFVCRYAWLPKAVKHLSDGRNSKLFSDENDAMVRLGVGKNMVRSIRFWAETAGVIVSLGDHKGYAVTPFGQELLGHDGHDPYLEHPSTLWLLHWKIATNPNGPIYQWVQMLNHWHRSEFTEVEAMGFLKKNLPPKAQSLSDRTTEDGLRVFINTFIPTRGRKGEVAEDNLDSPFVELGLLRRCGERTDIKSGQLEWIYSFAIEDKPGISAELFAYCLNDFWRNEHANEQTISFGAAAVGEGSPGQIFKLPEASVRHYLDQIKQTTNGAIAFQESASLQQVTRSSKADSFDFLENIYVPA from the coding sequence ATGCCCGTTTCCCCGTCCACCTTCCGTTATTCAGGCCACGAAACTTTCGTTTGTCGATATGCCTGGCTGCCAAAGGCAGTAAAGCATCTTAGTGATGGGCGAAACTCGAAACTCTTCAGTGACGAAAATGATGCCATGGTCCGGCTCGGTGTAGGCAAAAACATGGTTCGCTCCATTCGGTTCTGGGCTGAGACGGCGGGTGTTATCGTGTCTCTTGGCGACCACAAAGGTTATGCAGTCACTCCATTCGGCCAGGAATTGCTCGGGCACGATGGGCATGATCCATATCTAGAACACCCATCGACCCTCTGGCTCCTGCATTGGAAAATCGCCACAAATCCAAACGGGCCGATATACCAGTGGGTACAAATGCTTAATCACTGGCATCGTTCTGAATTCACCGAGGTTGAAGCGATGGGGTTCTTGAAGAAGAATCTACCACCGAAGGCGCAAAGCCTCTCAGACCGGACGACCGAGGATGGCCTTCGGGTGTTTATCAACACCTTCATACCCACAAGAGGACGCAAAGGTGAGGTCGCCGAGGACAACCTCGACAGTCCGTTCGTTGAGCTTGGCCTGCTTCGACGCTGCGGTGAGCGCACCGACATCAAGAGCGGTCAACTCGAATGGATCTATTCCTTTGCAATCGAAGACAAGCCGGGCATTTCAGCCGAGCTCTTTGCATATTGTCTTAACGATTTCTGGCGAAATGAACATGCCAACGAGCAAACCATCTCATTTGGCGCAGCAGCTGTTGGTGAAGGAAGTCCGGGGCAGATCTTCAAACTTCCCGAAGCATCGGTTCGACACTATCTCGATCAGATCAAGCAGACAACAAATGGAGCGATTGCATTCCAAGAGTCCGCCTCGCTTCAGCAGGTAACCCGGTCTAGCAAGGCTGATTCGTTCGACTTTCTTGAAAATATCTACGTTCCCGCCTGA
- a CDS encoding DUF1294 domain-containing protein: protein MNKRPPHRDPLPRQQARPRKGTFSLVNLLLLAALLILPYQAVQALGWDWRWVAGYVAILSLTTYSAYALDKRLAESGGWRIPEFNLHFLEFFGGWPGAWIAQRRLRHKCAKRSYQIVFALILLIHQAAAFDAFKDWQVTRSLISFWDPGKSPSEYEVRRAIRPQSDDFR from the coding sequence ATGAACAAACGGCCCCCACATCGGGATCCACTCCCCCGCCAGCAGGCCAGACCGCGAAAGGGCACTTTCAGTCTGGTCAATCTGCTGCTGCTGGCCGCTTTGCTCATCCTGCCCTATCAGGCCGTCCAGGCCCTCGGCTGGGACTGGCGCTGGGTCGCCGGTTACGTCGCCATCCTCAGCCTCACCACCTATTCCGCCTACGCCCTGGACAAGCGCCTCGCCGAATCCGGCGGCTGGCGCATCCCCGAGTTCAATCTCCACTTCCTCGAGTTCTTCGGCGGCTGGCCCGGCGCATGGATCGCCCAGCGCCGCCTCCGGCATAAATGCGCCAAACGCAGCTACCAGATCGTCTTCGCCCTCATCCTCCTCATCCACCAGGCCGCCGCATTCGATGCCTTTAAGGACTGGCAGGTCACCCGCTCCCTCATCAGCTTTTGGGACCCAGGCAAAAGCCCGTCCGAATATGAAGTTCGCCGAGCCATCCGTCCGCAATCAGACGATTTTAGGTAG